CCTTCGTGATCAGGAAGGGCATCACGTCCCGGTACGCCTGGAAGAACGGCTCCATGTCGACGACCAGGTCCTTCAGGACCGTCAGGCCCTTTATGGGCTCGACCGTGATCGGCTTCTCCGGGTTGATGTCCTTGATCAGCGTCTTGCAGGCCAGACGGTTCTTGCCGTTGATCCGCATGGCGTCCGAGCCGCAGATGCCGTGGGCGCAGGAGCGGCGGAAGGTCAGCGTGCCGTCCAGGTCCCACTTGATCTTGTGCAGCCCGTCGAGGACGCGCTCCTTGGGGTCGATCTCCAGCTGAAAGTCTTCCCAGGTCGCCTCCGCCGAGATCTCCGGGTTGAACCGGCGGACCCGGAAGGTGACGGTGATGTACGGGGAGGCGGCGGAGTCCGCCCCGACCTTGTCCAGAACAGGGGTAGCCATCAGTACTTACGCTCCATCGGCTGGTAGCGGGTCTGGACGACCGGCTTGTAGTCGAGACGGACGGTTTCGGACCCGTCGGCGCCGACCTCGCGGTACGCCATGGTGTGGCGCATGAAGTTGACGTCGTCACGGTTCGGGTAGTCCTCGCGGTAGTGACCGCCGCGGGACTCCTTGCGGGCCAGGGCGGAGACCGCCATGACCTCGGCCAGGTCGAGC
Above is a genomic segment from Streptomyces glaucescens containing:
- a CDS encoding succinate dehydrogenase iron-sulfur subunit; amino-acid sequence: MATPVLDKVGADSAASPYITVTFRVRRFNPEISAEATWEDFQLEIDPKERVLDGLHKIKWDLDGTLTFRRSCAHGICGSDAMRINGKNRLACKTLIKDINPEKPITVEPIKGLTVLKDLVVDMEPFFQAYRDVMPFLITKDTNEPTRERLQSAEDRERFDDTTKCILCAACTTSCPVFWNDGQYFGPAAIVNAHRFIFDSRDEAGEQRLEILNDKDGVWRCRTTFNCTDACPRGIEVTKAIQEVKRALITRRY